In the genome of Desulfovibrio sp. JC022, the window GTCAATCATTAATTTTCATGTTCTCGCAAAATATTTTTTCAATGATCTCAGTGCCTTGCTTTCGCTAAGCGCGGATTGGGAATCTATGCAAACCCGATCCGAATGTCAACCGCTAATGTCCGGTCAGTCAGAAAAAAAATCCCCGACAAGCTCGTGGCTTTCAGCCGTTGCTGCTTCGAGAAAGAGGTTCTATGGAAAACAACGGACGGGGTCAAGGGGTTTTTGAATTATTTGTGGTATATTTGAGTGTTAATTTATAAGGATGGCTTAATGGTGCGGGTTTTGCTGATAAAGTTATATATTCTAAAATTTCACTAACAACCTATTGCCAATCCACATATACTATACATATTAAGACTCCTGTCTTGAAACACATAACCAATCAGGCTTACTGACCTATTATGAATTTTAAAACTATAAGTGCCCATCAGGCCCACATTAAACACGGACTGAAAACCGGAATTGCCGCAGTTCTCGCCTATATCGTTGCAGATCTGTGCAGTTTGAAGTTCGGATATTGGGCCGCCCTTTCTGCGGTAATTGTCATGCAGATCAACGTTGCCGATTCCATTAAGATGTGCTGGTACCGCTTTTCAGGCACAGCCATAGGCGCATTCATCGGGGTCTTGTGTATTCTGGCCTTCCCGGAAACCCCGCATATGACCATGCTTGCGCTTTTCGTTTCGGTAGGTTTCTGCGCTTACATGACCCGCTATAACAACCGCTACAAAATGGCCGCCATAACGACTACTATCGTAACTTTAGCCAGTCTCGGTGAACCTAACCGTGTTGAATTCGGTTTATTCAGGGTACTCGAAATTGGGATTGGAGTTGGCAGTGCCTTTGTTACCAGTATAGCACTTTGGCCCATGCGCGCATCTGAGACATTGAAAAAAGAACTTTTCAATCAATTCGAAGAATGTGCAGCAAACTATGAAACCCTGATGGATGGTTTCCTTGATAAACAGAGCTGCCTGATTCCCAGCGCGCTTGAAGCTTTTAACAGCAGACTGACCAAGAACCGTGAAACATACGCCAAGGTAATCCGTCTCGAACGCTTCATATACATAGAAGACACACAACTGCTGGGCATGAAGGTGGAGATCTTAGAGAAATGTGCTTCACACCTGCGGGCCATGCTCCATGCACTGAGCCATGTTCACGGCGAAGGCTATCATATAATAATGGAAGATGAGCTTCGCCAGCTAGCGAAAGCAACCTCGCAGGCCATGCGCGATATTGGCTCAAAGAGAATTCCAGATGAGAAATCTTTACATGATGCCCTTGTTGCCTCGCAAAAGAAACTGGAAACCCTGCGCAATGAAGGAGCTACCCGCAGATTCTATTTACAAAAAATGATACAGTTTTTTGCCTTCTATCACAGCGCACAATTTATTTGCGAAGACCTGCTGCGCTACACTCGGGAAAGAAAAAAGACCAACGCCAAGATCACTAAAAATCAGTAGATGCCTGCCAGACTAAGTAGAAGTTTATCCGCTTCAGGCTTGTCGTGCTTGTGGGTCATGAGCAATTCACGCACGCTGACTTTTTTGCCGTAATAACGTTTATTGAAATCATTGCTGACCATAAACGCCCCGGTGCGATATGTCATACCCCCATAAGCCCCGGCCTGATCCACCAGCAGCAAAATGTTTCCTTCTGCATCAAAAGTCCCCCGGCTGCTGCGCTCGGCAGTGTGCCCCACCGCAAGATCAGCACCCAGCGAAAGGTCGATTTTCCCGCCAAGAGCATCTTCGAGGGCCTGATCATCCATGAGAAAGACCAACAAGCTCTTACCTTCCACCCCACCCTGCAAGCCGATATCGATCCCTGCCATATTAAAAAAAGCAGGGCCGTTCCAGAATCCGGTATCATCCTTGGCGCAAAGCACTCCGGGCCCAGCCTCAGCCCCGACCATAAAAGCGGCTTTGTATACATCCGGAAAAATGAAAACAGCTCTGGCGTCTTCCAGCAAATGATCAATATGAGACAGGCTGTCTTTGGTCCGCATATGATTAAGTGCACAGACAGATGAATCGACAATACGCTGCATCACTGTCGAAGAATTGCTGATACAAGGATTGCCGACAAACTGCTTCACCGGAGTGCAGGAACAGGCTATAAAAAGTGTAACCCCCAGCAGGGCTGCTGATATCAATTTATTCATGCCCCTATTCTAACCCCAGATGATTCAAATCATCAACTGCATACAGTTGCTCGTTCATCCCCACTTTTCAATTAAATTTACGAATGATAAAAAATGTCATGTCAACGCCAGCAAAACATGTTTAGTATTAATTAACGAAACAAATTCAAGGGAAATACATGTCCACAATATTAAATCCATATAATGAAAGAATGATGGAAGTCCTGCTCTACATCCAGCGCAATCTGGACGGAGACCTTTCCCCGGAAACATTGGCTGAACAGGCCTGCTTTTCCGTGGCTCACTTCCACCGTATTTTCAAAGGCATGGTAGGTGAAAGCCTAAAGGAACACGTCCGCAGGCTTCGCCTGGAACGTGCCTCCTACCGACTTTGCTACTCGGATACCACTGTCATGGCTATTGCGCTTGATGCCGGGTTTGAATCTCCGGAAACGTTCAGTAGAGCATTCAAAAAAAGATTTCTTGTTTCACCCAGCGATTTCAGAAATAGCTCGCGGGCCATGCTGGCTCCCGGAGGTGACGGAAAAATCCACTACCGCCCGGACCCGAGCATTGAAGGCTTTGAACTGGATGACACACCACATTCCTGCAAGGTAGAAGTCCGCACCCGAGAGGAAGTTCAAGTTGTGTTTATCCGCCACGTCGGTCCCTACCCTAAAGTTGAAAAGGCGTGGGAAAAACTTTGCGGTTGGGGCTACGGCAATGGTCTCCTTGATGAGAAAACCGAATTTCTAGGGCTTTCTTACGATGATCCGGACATCACCCCGGAAGAAAAGATCCGCTACGATGCCTGCTTTACCATTAATAAGGAAGTTGAAACTCCTCCTGAAATGGGAATTCAGGTTATCCCCGGCGGTAAATACGCAGTTACAACTCATTACGGACCTTACGAAAAAATGCACGGCATCTACCGGGAACTTTACGGTAAATGGTTACCCAGTAGTGGATATCAGCTGAAAAACACTATCCCATCATTTGAAAAGTACATAAAAGTTCCACCGGATGTTCCGCCCGAAGAAGCGGTTACGGAAATCTGGCTGGCCATATATTAATATATAACATGGAGTGCTAAAAATGGACGTACAGATTTGGACCCTTGATCCGGCAAAAATGGCTTATGCTGAACACGTAGGACCTTATGAAGAAGTAGGTAAAGCTTGGGAAAAGCTTTGTGGGTGGGCTGGTCCAGCTGGAATTTTCAACCCCAAGACCAGATTCTACGGAGTTTATCATGATGATCCGGGACAGGTTCCTGCGGCAGAGCTGCGCTCAGAAGCCTGCATAACCATAGAAAATGAAAGTAATGCTCCTGCTGAAATCAAATTTAAAGATTTCCCCGGTGGAAAATATGCCGTCACCACTCACCTCGGTCCTTACGAAAAACTCAAAGATTCATGGACCGAATTTTACGAAAAATGGCTTCCGCAAAGCGGAGAAACCCATGCAGAAGCTCCCTGCTACGAGCAGTATATGAATGATCCTACCAACACAAAACCGGAACATTTAGTAACTGTATTGCTCATGCCATTGAAATAGAGATAAAGAAGCGCCCCGCTTTCGTATACACGAAAGCGGGGCGTTAACCTTTCTCAGCCAGATTAATATCTGGCAATCATAACTTTATTTTCCAGCATCATGGGAATCCAAAGTCTTTTACCTTCCTTATCCAGATAGAAATCAGCAGGGCCGCCGATCTTTTCACCAAGATCAAGAGTAGAGAGCTCTCCTGTTTCAACATCTTGACGAATCAAAACGCCCTCTTTTTTGAAATCAACCCAGTCGGAAAAGATGACATTTCCATCATGATAGACCATTCCGTCGTACAATCCATTTCTCGAACTGATCTTCTTGAAGTAAAACTTATTGCCGTCAATGCGCCCTTTACCCACAATACCATTAGGCTTGTGGTCCTTGCCGAACGAACAAAGATAAATAGCTCCAGTCTTGGCATCGTACGAAAGACCGTTAGGACCGAAAAGGTCGGTAGTACATTCAAGTTTGGTGACAGTTGGAGAGGATGAGACATCAACAACAAAAAGATCACCAGTATCCATTGCGGAGATGAGCAACTTATCATCAATGACGGCTATACCATTCAGAAACGAAGTCCCCTCAGCGGAAAAATCAAGATCTACAACCTGTTTCCCATCTGCCAAAGAATAACCTTGAAGATGATCAATATCATTTACATAGAGGATTCCGTTTAAAACCGTCGTTCCCTTGGGTGCGTTCAGACCGCTGATATATTTCCTCTCCAAGACATCGCCTTCAGCCGATAACCGGGAAATATAACCGTCGCCATCCTTGTCCATAGGCTTAAGCTTTTCGCCTACATTTGAAACATAAAAATATGTTCCGTCAGAAATTACACTTTCCGGCGCGGAAAAGCCGTCCACAATGGTAGTCTTTGATGAGCAGGCTACAAGCTGCAAGACCATAAAAAGACAAATTGCGCTGATTGAATATTTACGCATAAAATTTCTCCTTGTTCTGTTTAAAGAAGAAGCTAGCGCAAAGGACGGAACAGGACTTGCGATTAAAGACCAGATTTTGCTGAATTCAGTTCAGCTCGATATTCGCGAGGAGTGACTCCGTAATTTTTACGGAAAAGAGTGCTGAAATGAGACAGACTTTCGTAGCCGGATTCATAAGAAATCTCGGTAATATTTTTATTTGAATTGCGGATAAGCTGTTCCGCCCAAGACATGCGCCTTTGGCGAATCCAGCGCGCGGGAGTGGTATCAAACGTTTTTTTGAATTCGCGTTTAAAAGAGGAAAGGCTTCTTCCTGAGAGTTCTGCAATGGTTTCAAGGCTGATATTTTTATTAAAATACCGCTCCATAACCACAGACAAATCCTCCCTTCCCACATCCCTGCATGAAATTAAAAAGCTGAGAAATTCATCATTACCCGGAGTGATACATATATAATGTAGCAGTTCCTCAACCTTCAGCCGCAAAAAATCATTATTCCTACCCAGCGGAGAATCAAACAAAGACAGCATTGACGCCAGGTAGATACCGACCGGATCTGCCACTTTTATATTAAAAGCAGACCGCTCAAGTCTTGTAGAATTAATCTTTTTTACGGAAAGCAGATTCACAAAATTCGCGAACATGGGGTCATCAAAAAAGAAAAGAACAGTATCAAATGTCCCGCCATTTTCCGGGATCATCTCAGACATGAGGTGGCAACCCTTACGGCAGAAGAAAGCTTCCCCTTTGCGAACCACCATATCCCCGTCAGCAGAATGAATATATTTTGTACCCTCAAGGACAAAAACAAGAGAATGCTGCGAAACACATACTTCATGACGAATCTCCGAACTCCTGCTCTGAAATTGCACAAAAGTAATGCCATCCACAGTGATGTCGGCAAAATCCGAGGATTTTTGGATAAAACGAGGGATTGTAAGCATAAAAGAAAAAAGGGCCGCTCAAGGCGGCCCCATAATTTACTAATTAGAATTCAAGATTCTTGGGAGTTCTGGGGAAAGGAATAACGTCACGGATATTGGTCACTCCGGTGAGCAGCATAAGCATGCGTTCGAAGCCCATACCAAACCCTGCGTGGGGTGCGGTTCCGAAACGGCGGGTATCCAGATACCACCAGTATTCTTCGGAATCCATTCCGGTTTCAGCAATTCTGCTTTCCAGAACATCAAGTCTTTCCTCACGCTGCGAACCGCCGACCAGCTCACCTATTCTGGGAACAAGCAAGTCCATGGCAGCCACGGTTTTGCCGTCATCGTTCACACGCATGTAGAAAGGTTTAATTTCTCTGGGATAATCATAAACAATTACCGGTTTTTTGAAATGCTTCTCAGTAAGATATCTTTCATGCTCGGTCTGCAAATCCTGACCGTATTCAGGATAATATTCAAACTTCTTGGCTTTCTTGCAACGCTGAAGCAGGTTCACTGCGTCTTCATAACGGATGCGTTCGAACTCGTTATCAAGAGTATTGCGCAGTGTATCCATGAGGGTTTTGTCCACGAATTTCGCAAACAGCTCGATATCGTCAGCACAATTTTCAAGAACATGATTGATGAGATATTTGACCATCTCCTCGCCGAGATCCATGTTGTCGTTGAGGTCGG includes:
- a CDS encoding lipid-binding SYLF domain-containing protein, producing MNKLISAALLGVTLFIACSCTPVKQFVGNPCISNSSTVMQRIVDSSVCALNHMRTKDSLSHIDHLLEDARAVFIFPDVYKAAFMVGAEAGPGVLCAKDDTGFWNGPAFFNMAGIDIGLQGGVEGKSLLVFLMDDQALEDALGGKIDLSLGADLAVGHTAERSSRGTFDAEGNILLLVDQAGAYGGMTYRTGAFMVSNDFNKRYYGKKVSVRELLMTHKHDKPEADKLLLSLAGIY
- a CDS encoding GyrI-like domain-containing protein, with product MSTILNPYNERMMEVLLYIQRNLDGDLSPETLAEQACFSVAHFHRIFKGMVGESLKEHVRRLRLERASYRLCYSDTTVMAIALDAGFESPETFSRAFKKRFLVSPSDFRNSSRAMLAPGGDGKIHYRPDPSIEGFELDDTPHSCKVEVRTREEVQVVFIRHVGPYPKVEKAWEKLCGWGYGNGLLDEKTEFLGLSYDDPDITPEEKIRYDACFTINKEVETPPEMGIQVIPGGKYAVTTHYGPYEKMHGIYRELYGKWLPSSGYQLKNTIPSFEKYIKVPPDVPPEEAVTEIWLAIY
- a CDS encoding helix-turn-helix transcriptional regulator produces the protein MLTIPRFIQKSSDFADITVDGITFVQFQSRSSEIRHEVCVSQHSLVFVLEGTKYIHSADGDMVVRKGEAFFCRKGCHLMSEMIPENGGTFDTVLFFFDDPMFANFVNLLSVKKINSTRLERSAFNIKVADPVGIYLASMLSLFDSPLGRNNDFLRLKVEELLHYICITPGNDEFLSFLISCRDVGREDLSVVMERYFNKNISLETIAELSGRSLSSFKREFKKTFDTTPARWIRQRRMSWAEQLIRNSNKNITEISYESGYESLSHFSTLFRKNYGVTPREYRAELNSAKSGL
- a CDS encoding GyrI-like domain-containing protein is translated as MDVQIWTLDPAKMAYAEHVGPYEEVGKAWEKLCGWAGPAGIFNPKTRFYGVYHDDPGQVPAAELRSEACITIENESNAPAEIKFKDFPGGKYAVTTHLGPYEKLKDSWTEFYEKWLPQSGETHAEAPCYEQYMNDPTNTKPEHLVTVLLMPLK
- a CDS encoding FUSC family protein; its protein translation is MNFKTISAHQAHIKHGLKTGIAAVLAYIVADLCSLKFGYWAALSAVIVMQINVADSIKMCWYRFSGTAIGAFIGVLCILAFPETPHMTMLALFVSVGFCAYMTRYNNRYKMAAITTTIVTLASLGEPNRVEFGLFRVLEIGIGVGSAFVTSIALWPMRASETLKKELFNQFEECAANYETLMDGFLDKQSCLIPSALEAFNSRLTKNRETYAKVIRLERFIYIEDTQLLGMKVEILEKCASHLRAMLHALSHVHGEGYHIIMEDELRQLAKATSQAMRDIGSKRIPDEKSLHDALVASQKKLETLRNEGATRRFYLQKMIQFFAFYHSAQFICEDLLRYTRERKKTNAKITKNQ